The following DNA comes from Miscanthus floridulus cultivar M001 chromosome 5, ASM1932011v1, whole genome shotgun sequence.
AGGTGGCGGTGAGCGTGAGGCGATTGCTTTCTACACTTTGGCTGCAGTTATCATCAGCTCAGGGTGGCACAGTCCCACCCGCCAAGCAGGCTGTAAGCCTCCTAAGAGCACACATGGTCTTAAACATTTTGTTTGATACATTCATGTCTTAGTTCGATGAAACTCAAATTTGATTTCATACTCAAATGGTACATGTTGCTATGTTCTGGCTTCAGAGATACAGGTAGAACTACCCCTGTGTCGAGACTATAAATCAGCATTTATCTACATGTTTGAGTTGCTTTATAGAATAGTTTTCTCATTGTTCTGGAAGGCTGGGTGCACATAGGCACCCTTCAGGTACTCTCTCAAATTTGAAGTCAGGTTCATGTTCCTGTTCTAATGTGTCCTTTACCATGGCATCCAGCAAAACAGAAGTGTATGCCAATTTATGTCAGAATAGATCCCATTTTTCTATGCTTTTCATACTGTTCTAGCTTAGCATTGATTTATTATCACACTCTGCTGACAAATTAGTGAGCTAATTTTTTGTCTTACTTGCAAGGGGAACTTCACAAACACTGGTTCAAACTGCCCTTGCAAACATAGTGGAACCAAATGGAGAGGACAGGAAGTGGGAGAAGGGCAACAGTGGACTTATTTGCTTCCTATGTGCTCAGCAGTCCTAGTAGGAGGATTTGTGATGCTATCAAGGATATGATTAGTCGCATGTGCACATCTTGCTAGAATTGTGCATCACTTTGGTATTGCTCAGAATGACttgcaatttggaatggagagagtattaGGTATACtctctctgttctaaattataagatgttttggcttttctagatatattgctttaactatgtatctagacagtgtgtgtctaagtgcatagcaaaaacaaTGTATATCTAGAAATTCataacatcttataatttggaatggatggagtagtAGAGTTAAAGGAACGAGGGTTCCTCACAATCTGATACATatcaaatgatgaacaagtgGTTGTTTCTTTAGTACACCTGTTTGCATAAATCCTCGATTTTTTTGGTAGTATTCTATAGCAGTCAGTCAGTCATTCTTTGTACCCAAACACCACACGAtcctatgtataacaaatttactgGAGTCATACCACTTGCATTCTTTTATGAATCCACTGAAATAGCATTACATGATAGAAGTCATTTAGTACAAGAAAAATAGCATTTTAGATGATAGAAGTCATTCAGTACAGGAGAGTATGTTTGCAACAGAGATGATGTGCCTTTATTGTTGTTTTTTTGCAGGGATTTTAGCATGCTTATTTTTGTAGTAGATTAACCAGTTTTGCAAGCCTTTTTTCTTCTAAACAAAGCCAGAAAGGTGGTTTGCGCTGTATATAGTCTGTTGACCTGATTTATGAAGTTACTAAGCTTCTAGCAGGAAGGTAGCACGATCTTGTGGATTATGAAACAGTTATATTTATTTTAACAAGAGATTAAACATTCTGTATAAATGAAGAAGGTAGGATGTTAAGATCTGGAAATAGTTAATTAGTTGCTTCTGTATGCATTTACAATATTCAAGCAAGTTCAGATGCCTCGTCACAATTCACAAATTGGCTATTTTTATTCCAATTTTTTCCCACAACTGTTGTACCTAAACTTAACACTAAATTTATGGCTGATGGCTTAAATGCAGAATTCATGGGTGTAGGCCACGAAGACGCAAATACACGGGTAAGGTAAATGCGATTTTTCTACTTCTTCCAATTTCTAATCTCTATGTGGCTCTAGAGAAAAAAACTCATGCTTCATGGTCGGTGTGAAAACAGAAGCTTTAGAATATTTCTCATGCAGTGTGAAGACCTGAAATAGTTTATTGCATTGGCTTCTATGTTTTTGCTATGAAATGTCATCTACCACATCAATCATTTCATGTTTAcaattctgaatagttttaccatGTTAAATATAAAAAGAGCTCCAATCGTTCAGTTCTTGTGCATGACATATCTAcattaaactcctaatattgttgCCATGCAAATATTAAACATCTTTTTTACCTGCGTCTTAACCAGGTGATTTGCCGGCGCGCGCGATGGCGCGCGTGATGGACTAGTGTTATATGGAAGTCACTTCTTCACAAtacatttcatatatttttttAGTTCTTGTTCATAGAACATACACCacgcttcttcttcttttttgtttgAGAGGACACCTCGCTTTTTTTTTAGCAAGAACGATATATGAACGAAAGGTGTTGAGAAAGCCCAGGCCAGTTAGAATGGCTTGGGCTTTGTTTAGTTggtgattttttttagaaatgatactgtagtactttcgttgttatttggcatttagtgttcaatcatagtctaattaggcttaaaagatttgtctcgtgaattttgtctaaactgtgtaattagttttattttttatttatatttaatgcttcatacatgcgtccaaagatttgatgtgacggagaatcttgaaaaattttacaaaattttagaaactaaacaccACCTTGTTTTCGCAAGAAGAGATAGAATGGGCCCAAAGGCCTAAGGACCGAACCCCGATCCGCTTATGGGATGTCACGGGCCGACCATCAGTGACCGTCCAGCAGATCCGTCGGATCAGAAACCCTAGCCAGGGAGGCTCTCCTCTATTAAAACCCACTTCGCACCCCAGCGAGCGGAGTCTTCCCTAGGGTTTCGTCGCTcccagccgccgccgcttccgcctAGCCAagcgcagccgccgccgcagcacaTCTCTCTCGATCTCAGCCATGGCGGAGGTGGAGCAGCAGCAGGACGGGGTGAAGCTCTTCAACCGCTGGACCTTCGATGATGTCCAGGTACGCGAATGGCTCTTCGCATCTCTGCTTCGATTCTTCAGCCCTGCTGCTTCTAGCAGCGGATTGAACTTGAATGGAAAAATCTACAGGTGAACGACATCTCGCTGAACGATTACCTGGCGGTGTCGCCGATGAAGCACGCGACGTTCCTGCCCCACACCGCGGGCCGCTACTCCAAGAAGCGTTTCCGCAAGGCGCAGTGCCCCATCGTCGAGCGCCTCACCAACTCCCTCATGATGCACGGGCGCAACAACGGCAAGAAGGTCATGGCCGTCCGCATCATCAAGCACACTCTGGAGATCATCCACCTGCTCACTGACGCCAACCCCATCCAGGTTGTCGTGGACGCAATCATCAACAGGTACTGTCTTGCTCCCCTGTCCTCGCTCCCAATTCTCTGTAGTCGTCCTGTCAGGCTAATAACATCTTAGAGAGTTGGTGTTACTAATATCTAAACCCCCTTAGAAATGCGGATTTTTTTTCGTGAATCCTGAGTTTTTCCTGTGTAATTCAACTGATTCCTATTAAATCCATGTATATTTCCTAGCTTTCGAAAGGGAGTGTTATTTGATAGGGCTATGATATCAAATCTATAAATTAGTTCTGTTCTGGTTCCAGTTACTTATACATTTGATAGCATGATCTTGGACAAATGCTCAGCTGTTGAAATTTGAGATGAATGCCATGGTGCAGTTCTCCATTATATCAGATTGTGCTGTTGTACATGTTAGATCTTTGAAGCTGTGTGACTGATAGTTGATCAATATGGTGAAGCACCGTACTGTTTCCAATTCCAATTCAAAATGTGAATTTATTGTCTGGTGAGGACTTTTATGTGCACTTGTGTGCATGGTGCATGTTAATAGCTCTTCAGTTGTTATTTTTTATGTCAAGAATGCTCCATTTAGTCGTTTACACCGTGCCAGCCAAATGATGTGCTTTGAGATGTCAAACTATAGCTCAAACTATTGTTTACATGTTGTCTCGAGCTGTCAAACTGATGTGATGTGCTGCTATTGTCTTGCAGTGGACCCCGTGAGGATGCCACCCGTATTGGTTCTGCTGGTGTTGTGAGGAGGCAGGCTGTGGATATCTCCCCCCTGAGGAGGGTGAACCAGGCCATCTACCTCCTCACCACTGGTGCCAGGGAGAGCGCTTTCAGGAACATCAAAACCATTGCTGAGTGCCTTGCAGATGAGTTGATCAATGCTGCCAAGGGCTCTTCCAACAGGTATATATGTTGTCTGGCTACATTTGGGTTGCTTCTTTCCTATATGTAAGTGTTTTTAAgtcatttcatgtgatgtgaaATTGTGCTCATTCATGGCAATTCTTGTTACAGCTACGccatcaagaagaaggatgagattGAGCGTGTTGCCAAGGCCAACCGTTGAGTGGAGCTTGTATCCTGGTGCACTTGCACTGGAACTTTTATGTTGCTGGCAGTCGTATTGGTTCTTGTTTTTACCAATGTTAAGACTTCTTGAGACCTATATCTGTGGTTTTGGTTTCAGTGAACAATGAAAATTACTGAGAAATGTAGTTCTTTTTGGGGCCGAAATGCGAGGTGCATGGTTTATCGAACCCCAGTTCTTGGTCATTTTCTTATTCTATATTGTCTGTATTATGCATGCACACAGATGATTCTGCTGGTGAATTGTGAGTGCTGTGTTGGTGTCAAGCCGTTGGCTAGCGATGTTGCCATGTAGTTTTTGTTGGACGTAGACATCACCGGTTCAATGTTTTCAGTCTTCTGCGGTTCAGGCAATTGATGATATTGGTCAAACTTGAACTCAGTTTCTAGAACTAGTTTTTCAATCAAAATATTTAGGCTATATTCTTTTAAAATAGAGCAACAACCTAGGCTTAATGAAGTTTTATAAAACCATTCACACACTAAAGACCTTGTATCATTTTTTCCCGTGAAATTGTATCTTGAAATCATGTTGGCCAGTAAGAATTGGCATTTTAGTCATTTTCTTTCATGCATGCAGCTGGACATCGTTCATTGTCATtgcgttttgttttttttttaacgtGAAAACAATGAAGTGTTTATGGTCTTTTAGTTATGTTCTTGATATTTATTATATGTCTAATATAGAAGAAAAATGGTTCAGAGCTGGTGTTTATGGACCTTCATTCTGTTCTTAAAAAGAAAAGGCTGCATCTCAATtttttccctaaagtacttgaCGTAAACGTGCTTGTATGTCATAATAAATTAATAACCAGCTTGCCTGTGTTTCGTGGGATCAGCATGTATTTGTCTTTGTTTTCTGACCATTAAAATCTGATGAGCTTCCAAACAATTCAGCAGGGCCTGGGAATTCATGCCATACAGGTACAATTGTTGTTGACTAGTTCCACCTAAGTTTTATTGATGAAGCTAAGCAGCACTTGTTGATACAAGCACAATTGTTGCTCAATAGTTCCATctctggaaaaaaaaaactcaggtATTGCATTAAGATGACCTTTTCACGTAGTTCGAAAAAAATCCGAATCCCTGCTCCGCCCATACACAATGGCGCCGTAGGCCATGTGAGAATGATACTGGTGTCTCACTTGTATCAACAAAGCATTGTTTGATTATATCTAAATAAAAGAATTTTATCAATGGTGCCTGAAAATATTACATCGGACACGTATGCAGAGGATATGGAAGTGCACACAGTGGTGAAAAAAATGAACGACAAAATGGTAAACGACCGCCAGATATAATTGggtctgttcgcttgaacttatcagtcggcttatcagctacAATATTTTTTTTCCACAATAAATCAGCTTTAGACGTTTTATCatccggctttaataccagctgaACAGACCAAAATAACAAAAGCGTTCAATGGCACAAGCAAATTTAGGTCCCTCTTAGACAAAAACAAAAATATCACATGAACAGTCAGATCCCTAACCATCGCTCGTGCTGAGTGCCTTATGACACTACTTCGTATAATTGAGGGGTCATtcggctggtctgaaacttggcttgttcggtttcttttttcagccggaataatatttttctctcacaatatttttcagccagaacaatgtttttcagccaagtttcatacCAGCGAACGAGGCCTCTGAATCACAACATCTGTATGGCAAGGTCCTGGTAGCGTCTTTTCTACGATGCATGCCACCCATATCGTCTTCCCATTTGCAGCCTCCTTCTACATGTGTCCTTGACCCTTGTCTTCCTTGTCCATTTTCGCgtgctcctcttcctcctcattagacttttttttttctaaacaagTGTTGGTGCAGTTAATCTTCTCTGCGGCAACTGTAGACATGCCTCCTTGATGAGATCACACGTCTCATGGTGCCAGATCGAAGTTGGCCTTGGTGTGGGTCGTCCAccaccgtcaccaaagtactctAGATCCTATCCTTCTTCTCTGACCGCTCCACTCCCTCCCCATCGACAAGGTCGTTGACCACCATAGTATTGGCGCCAATCCCGATAAAGGTCACATCTTTTGTTTAGGGCTACCGCTTCTCCTTAGCCCTCCCCATCCACTCTGCTATTGTTGCCTTTCCCTTAGCCCAACCGGATCCATGGGACTAACACCCTGTTCACTTGATAGTATCAGCCATGATactatgtttttctctcataacaaaacagcatcagccggctcatAAGTCACAGAAACGATCATGCGAATAGGGTGTAAGCTGTTATCCTCGAGAATGATGGATGGACTCAATGGGATGATTGATGAAGTCAACGCCATGCGCATCTTCAACCTTAGGGTCTCGCTTGAGATTTTGATGTCTCTACTATCCCTTCATTTCGATACCTCTATTGGGATTTTTGAGTTAGtgcttagagcaagtataatagcaggctataagccgactaaatgctgaggtggaggagagaggggaggagagagaggagaagcgggctgtaagcttatagccggcttgggcacaagaaccaagaaaatctgtgagagagacaagtgggctatgtattaactgtaaagagctaactactatatgagtgagcTGAGAgaagactgcaagaaaccttacAACCAataagccggctgtattattagccttgctctagtAGGCTGCGTGGATGTGCTTGTAGCCTAGTGACAAAGCTCAAGGGTAGAGACAAGTCAGTGAGGGTTTCGAACCGTGTGCGCACATGGTCCCCAATGAAAATCACGAATAGAGTGCCTTTAAAAAAGTCCGTACACACTTTATGTATTGTTTTCATTATACTAATACTAATAATAAACAAAATTCAGTATGCGTTGACATTGGATGTCTATTTTTTCCAAGTCCATGCTATTTTTGCAAATACTAGTACATTATTTTATCTGAAATTGATGTATTTTCTTTCTTGCTTTCCAAGACAAACGGTCACGTTTTTCGGTCATGTGTCCGTGCCCAccaggcgcaggcgcaggcgcaggccACCAGCAACGCAgttttacacagtagcacaagGGATTCCGTTTTGCATCTGGTGAGCGCAGGGTCCACGATTCCTTCCTGCCACCACAGCCTCGTCGCATCGTGCCCGTCCATCCACTCAGCAAGGGCGCGGGACGGACCGAGCGGCGCCGGCTCGAGCCTGACCGTCCCGCACTGGCGCACGAACCCTAGCTAGTAGCCGTCCCTGCCCCCTTCCCCTTCGGAGCTGCTGGCTGGATTCACCCCCCACCTCTCCCTCGCGGGTCCCGGGCCGGCGCGACGCAAGGCAAAGGCAAAGGCGGCGGAGGTGGCGCTGCAGTCCACCAGTGAGCGGCCATGGTGCTTGGCAAGGTCGCCATCGTCATCGGCTCCGGTACGCTTC
Coding sequences within:
- the LOC136451841 gene encoding small ribosomal subunit protein uS7-like encodes the protein MAEVEQQQDGVKLFNRWTFDDVQVNDISLNDYLAVSPMKHATFLPHTAGRYSKKRFRKAQCPIVERLTNSLMMHGRNNGKKVMAVRIIKHTLEIIHLLTDANPIQVVVDAIINSGPREDATRIGSAGVVRRQAVDISPLRRVNQAIYLLTTGARESAFRNIKTIAECLADELINAAKGSSNSYAIKKKDEIERVAKANR